A window of the Chanodichthys erythropterus isolate Z2021 chromosome 21, ASM2448905v1, whole genome shotgun sequence genome harbors these coding sequences:
- the LOC137011517 gene encoding ermin-like, with the protein MEQNGKDTLGAETEQMNGQTEEVPQETTASEEPANISENNSDRNEEEISVSKTDENDEEEKEEEEDGLSELHQDDFQPSVEMSGQEYKKDENNRPVCRYNTVCYRKIKKGNTMQRIDEFESMLNV; encoded by the coding sequence atGGAGCAGAACGGCAAGGACACATTAGGAGCTGAGACAGAGCAAATGAATGGTCAAACCGAAGAAGTACCTCAAGAGACAACGGCATCTGAAGAGCCGGCGAATATAAGTGAGAATAATTCAGACAGGAATGAAGAAGAAATAAGTGTAAGTAAAACAGATGAGAATGACGAGGAAgaaaaagaggaagaggaggacgGATTGTCTGAATTACATCAGGATGATTTTCAGCCTTCGGTTGAGATGTCAGGCCAGGAATACAAGAAGGATGAAAACAACCGTCCTGTTTGCAGGTACAACACTGTCTGCTACAGGAAGATTAAgaaaggaaacacaatgcagaGAATAGATGAGTTTGAGTCCATGCTGAATGTATAA
- the si:dkey-276j7.2 gene encoding cytohesin-interacting protein, with amino-acid sequence MTASVQYIRKLLGKSSCATNNLLNTGHKTQKNTSDYKTTKNKDGKSHKRNVVPSQDKTTEQCIRKTVVLRRKENETFGFDIQTGSVERSISAEQDLGLCVCWVKENSLAESSGLMTGDVIITVNSVHIAGFTHQQIKDLVQKSSLLMIDIIRGATEKQRQLLNKLHLLQRQFTEKCEELQTLISEEVRLIGGALEDIQKPCALLPESSATAC; translated from the exons ATGACAGCTTCTGTTCAATACATCAGAAAGCTGTTAGGAAAAAGCAGCTGCGCGACAAACAACCTGCTGAACACTGGACACAAAACACAGAAGAACACTAGTGATTATAAAACAACCAAGAACAAAGATGGGAAAAGCCATAAAAGAAAC gttGTGCCGTCCCAAGACAAGACAACGGAGCAGTGCATacg GAAAACTGTTGTTttaagaagaaaagaaaatgaaactTTTGGGTTTGACATCCAG ACAGGCAGTGTTGAGAGAAGCATCAGCGCTGAGCAGGATTTgggcttgtgtgtgtgttgggtgAAGGAGAACAGTCTCGCAGAGAGTAGTGGGTTAATGACAG GTGATGTTATTATCACAGTCAACAGTGTGCACATTGCTGGATTCACTCATCAGCAGATCAAAGATCTGGTTCAGAAGTCCTCCCTCTTAAT GATAGACATTATCAGAGGTGCTACAGAAAAGCAGAGACAATTGCTTAACAAGCTTCATCTCCTGCAG AGACAGTTTACAGAGAAATGCGAAGAGCTTCAGACACTCATCTCAGAGGAAGTGCGTCTAATAGGAG GTGCCTTGGAAGACATCCAGAAGCCATGTGCCCTTCTTCCAGAATCCTCTGCTACTGCTTGCTGA